In Candidatus Sericytochromatia bacterium, one DNA window encodes the following:
- a CDS encoding cell division protein SepF, with the protein MGAGFLSNLQKMVGFDPEDDDVYDEAPYEEAAAQQEKARQKAIHATPLTPPPAPMPSGRSNIVGLPTTANHEVVVIEPRSFDEALGILDNLRSRKAVILNLMGLAPEQSQRLVDFVSGACHALDGHQDKIGESIFLFTPSNVVINTFQSERDWMGNNQQPKDLFWRVR; encoded by the coding sequence ATGGGCGCCGGGTTTTTGTCGAACTTACAGAAAATGGTCGGGTTCGATCCCGAGGACGACGACGTGTATGACGAGGCGCCCTACGAGGAGGCCGCGGCACAGCAAGAAAAGGCACGCCAGAAGGCCATTCACGCGACGCCCTTGACGCCGCCCCCGGCCCCGATGCCGTCCGGACGCAGCAACATCGTGGGTCTGCCCACCACGGCCAACCACGAGGTCGTCGTGATTGAACCTCGCTCGTTCGATGAGGCCCTCGGCATTCTCGACAACCTGCGCTCCCGCAAGGCTGTGATCCTGAATCTGATGGGTCTGGCTCCCGAGCAGAGCCAGCGACTGGTCGACTTCGTCTCCGGGGCCTGCCATGCGCTGGACGGCCACCAGGACAAGATTGGCGAATCCATCTTCCTGTTCACGCCTTCCAATGTGGTCATCAACACCTTCCAGTCCGAGCGGGATTGGATGGGCAACAACCAGCAGCCGAAGGACCTCTTCTGGCGCGTCCGCTGA
- the proC gene encoding pyrroline-5-carboxylate reductase, whose translation MALIGGGAMGEALVRGVLAKGLYAAGEILISDPLESRRDYLASEFGIAVTANNRACTAASHVLLAVKPNQMADVLDPLRDAWRPGTLVTSILAGKTLADLGAHLPEGAAIVRVMPNTPSLLGEGMAALTANGATSAEQKARAVRLFEAVGEVAELPESYFDIVTGLSGSGPAYVFLMIEALIEAGVYNGLPRRVARQLVLQTVIGASRMVKETGMHPAELKEQVTSPGGTTAAGLQVLEAAALRSILIQAVKAATDRSSALSGDLKPVR comes from the coding sequence ATGGCTCTGATCGGCGGGGGTGCCATGGGCGAGGCGCTCGTGCGCGGGGTGCTGGCCAAGGGCCTGTACGCGGCGGGTGAAATCCTCATCAGTGACCCGCTCGAGTCCCGTCGCGACTATCTCGCCAGTGAATTCGGCATCGCCGTGACGGCCAACAATCGGGCCTGCACCGCAGCCTCGCATGTGCTGCTCGCGGTCAAGCCGAATCAGATGGCCGACGTGCTGGACCCGCTGCGCGATGCCTGGCGTCCCGGGACTCTGGTGACCTCGATCCTGGCAGGCAAAACGCTGGCCGACCTGGGGGCACATCTTCCGGAAGGGGCCGCGATCGTCCGGGTCATGCCCAACACGCCCTCCCTGCTGGGAGAGGGCATGGCGGCCTTGACGGCCAACGGCGCCACCAGTGCGGAACAGAAGGCGCGCGCGGTTCGCCTGTTCGAGGCCGTGGGCGAGGTGGCGGAGCTTCCAGAGTCGTATTTCGACATCGTGACAGGCCTCTCGGGCAGCGGGCCCGCCTATGTGTTCTTGATGATCGAGGCCCTGATCGAGGCGGGGGTGTACAATGGCCTGCCACGTCGTGTGGCGCGGCAACTGGTGCTGCAGACGGTGATCGGGGCCAGCCGCATGGTCAAGGAAACCGGGATGCATCCAGCGGAACTCAAGGAGCAGGTGACCTCGCCAGGGGGCACCACCGCCGCGGGCCTACAGGTCCTTGAGGCGGCCGCCTTGCGCTCCATCCTGATCCAGGCCGTCAAGGCGGCGACGGACCGCTCCAGTGCCCTGTCGGGCGACCTCAAACCCGTGCGCTGA
- a CDS encoding YggT family protein — protein MDLLIPAANAIFIVSEVLQIMIIVRAFLTFLPRIDPYHPVVRFLDQVVSPILRPFQALMPPMGGFDLSPILALFTIQIVAKLLVSLLRGLAL, from the coding sequence ATGGATTTGTTGATTCCAGCTGCCAACGCCATTTTCATCGTCAGCGAAGTGTTGCAGATCATGATCATCGTGCGCGCCTTCCTGACTTTTTTGCCACGCATCGACCCGTATCACCCCGTCGTGCGCTTTCTGGATCAGGTTGTCAGCCCCATCTTGCGCCCATTCCAGGCCTTGATGCCGCCCATGGGAGGCTTCGACCTGTCACCCATTCTGGCCCTCTTCACGATCCAGATCGTGGCCAAATTGCTGGTCAGTCTGCTGCGTGGCCTGGCCCTCTAA